The Parafrankia irregularis genome contains a region encoding:
- a CDS encoding acyltransferase family protein, with the protein MFLVASVGLVLGWTYVCAASGAVRTRVYFGLDTHIAPLLIGCMVAIWRDNRLRALAGPAGDSAGGEEKGRERPARGAASTVTMAAVRRWTTGRRLGVLGLPAGIAMLVLCFAGPSKEQYLPNWIDYAAYVPTAALGAILILGCDVNREARWVKLLGAPKMAWLGKITYSIYLWHYPFISASAGQVVPRIGLWPGVFVAAVGTTIAAYLANRFIEKPIQARRPKWSDTPRGPARPRDDAAGPSPADAPRPDSEADRSGRAPGAPGRDLPDLPELAEGPDSLELPDPRDRERNRDWDREPVAAMSRSDGDVDWVDEGYPQRDRDPLPAQGGWRGATGLPVTSGFGRPQPGDVTYDQPDGPAVYEHGPAVGAVRTAGMEPTPVPDWARYPSTGRHGPDDRFPAGDPRAAASVVGETMNLQLPALTDPRADAGRRPTPTPRPGHDSGHHGRAFAHGPVSGQGPGHAHGPVSGHDAGGRPPAGRPGPGPGRDRHPGPAQGPDHEYPAGRQPAGARDGRDARAGRSERESAQPDPLFGPIPGAGGDW; encoded by the coding sequence ATGTTCCTGGTCGCCTCGGTCGGGCTCGTGCTGGGCTGGACGTATGTCTGCGCCGCCAGCGGGGCGGTCCGCACCCGCGTCTACTTCGGCCTGGACACGCACATCGCGCCGCTGCTCATCGGCTGCATGGTCGCGATCTGGCGGGACAACCGCCTGCGGGCCCTGGCCGGGCCGGCCGGTGACTCCGCCGGCGGTGAGGAGAAGGGACGGGAGCGCCCGGCGCGCGGCGCCGCGTCCACGGTGACCATGGCCGCGGTGCGGCGCTGGACGACCGGTCGCCGGCTGGGCGTCCTCGGCCTGCCGGCCGGGATCGCGATGCTGGTCCTGTGCTTCGCCGGCCCGAGCAAGGAGCAGTACCTCCCGAACTGGATCGACTACGCCGCCTATGTGCCGACCGCGGCGCTCGGGGCGATCCTGATCCTCGGGTGTGACGTCAACCGGGAGGCCCGCTGGGTCAAACTGCTCGGCGCGCCGAAGATGGCCTGGCTCGGAAAGATCACCTACAGCATCTACCTGTGGCACTACCCGTTCATCTCCGCCTCCGCGGGCCAGGTCGTCCCGCGGATCGGACTGTGGCCCGGGGTGTTCGTCGCGGCGGTGGGCACGACGATCGCCGCCTATCTCGCGAACCGATTCATCGAGAAGCCCATCCAGGCGCGCCGGCCGAAGTGGTCCGACACCCCGCGCGGGCCGGCGAGGCCCCGGGATGACGCGGCGGGCCCGTCGCCGGCCGACGCGCCCCGCCCGGACTCCGAAGCGGACCGCTCCGGACGCGCGCCCGGCGCGCCTGGCCGGGATCTGCCGGACCTGCCTGAGCTGGCGGAAGGTCCCGACTCCCTGGAACTGCCGGACCCGCGGGACCGGGAGCGGAACCGGGACTGGGACCGGGAGCCGGTCGCGGCGATGTCCCGCTCGGACGGGGACGTCGACTGGGTGGACGAGGGGTACCCACAGCGCGACCGGGACCCGTTGCCGGCCCAGGGCGGGTGGCGAGGTGCCACGGGCCTGCCGGTTACTTCCGGGTTCGGTCGGCCGCAACCAGGTGACGTCACCTACGACCAGCCGGACGGGCCCGCGGTGTACGAGCACGGTCCGGCGGTCGGTGCCGTCCGCACCGCCGGGATGGAACCGACACCCGTTCCGGACTGGGCCCGCTACCCGTCCACCGGACGGCATGGTCCGGACGACCGCTTCCCGGCGGGGGACCCGCGGGCGGCGGCGTCCGTCGTCGGGGAGACGATGAACCTGCAGCTGCCGGCGCTCACCGATCCGCGAGCCGACGCGGGCCGCCGGCCCACACCGACGCCACGGCCCGGCCACGACTCGGGGCACCACGGTCGGGCGTTCGCGCACGGGCCGGTCAGCGGTCAGGGCCCCGGCCACGCGCACGGGCCGGTCAGCGGGCACGACGCGGGTGGGCGGCCCCCTGCGGGACGTCCCGGGCCCGGACCTGGCCGGGATCGCCACCCTGGACCGGCGCAGGGCCCGGACCACGAGTACCCGGCGGGCCGTCAACCGGCCGGCGCGCGGGACGGTCGGGACGCGCGCGCCGGGCGCTCCGAGCGGGAGTCGGCCCAGCCTGATCCGCTGTTCGGACCGATTCCCGGAGCCGGAGGCGACTGGTAG
- a CDS encoding sigma-70 family RNA polymerase sigma factor, with the protein MCATTCLTPSGLLAGSPLAVGPSAVGPHAANPPAGSSSARHLLGLLPLLGAAVAMARATAGNTASVEPSDLLAQASDARGEELAGPRGEDDLVRRARRGEREAFGLIYDQHADLVFRYAYYRVGGNRAVAEDVVSETFLRALTRISSFEWQGREIGAWLITIARNHIVDLARSGRARLEFPTADLLATADERVGSGTVVPGPEDTVLSAIELRELLQALSSLGAEQRECVTLRFLQGLSVRETALAMNKKEGAVRALQLRAVRTLARQLPAPRGD; encoded by the coding sequence ATGTGCGCCACGACGTGCCTCACTCCCAGCGGGCTACTCGCCGGCAGCCCACTGGCCGTTGGGCCATCGGCCGTTGGGCCGCACGCCGCCAACCCACCCGCCGGCAGCTCATCGGCCCGTCATCTGCTCGGCCTGCTGCCACTGCTCGGCGCGGCCGTGGCCATGGCCCGGGCGACCGCCGGGAACACCGCCAGCGTCGAGCCATCCGACCTGCTCGCCCAGGCCTCCGACGCCCGCGGTGAGGAGCTGGCCGGCCCGCGGGGGGAGGACGACCTCGTCCGGCGGGCCCGCCGCGGGGAGCGGGAGGCGTTCGGGCTCATCTACGACCAGCACGCCGACCTCGTCTTCCGCTATGCCTACTACCGCGTCGGCGGCAACCGCGCGGTCGCCGAGGACGTGGTGTCCGAGACGTTTCTGCGGGCCCTGACCCGGATCTCGAGCTTCGAGTGGCAGGGGCGCGAGATCGGAGCCTGGCTGATCACCATCGCCCGCAACCACATCGTCGACCTGGCTCGCTCAGGCCGCGCCCGGCTGGAGTTCCCGACCGCCGACCTGCTGGCCACCGCCGACGAGCGGGTGGGCTCGGGCACGGTGGTCCCCGGGCCGGAGGACACCGTGCTGTCCGCCATCGAGCTGCGGGAGCTGCTCCAGGCGCTGAGCTCGCTGGGCGCCGAGCAGCGGGAGTGCGTCACGCTCCGGTTCCTCCAGGGGCTCTCCGTGCGCGAGACCGCGCTGGCGATGAACAAGAAGGAGGGCGCGGTGCGAGCGCTGCAGCTGCGGGCCGTACGTACCCTCGCCCGGCAGCTGCCCGCGCCCCGCGGGGACTGA
- a CDS encoding NAD-dependent epimerase/dehydratase family protein codes for MRPRRVLVTGVSRPLGAEMALALAADPEIVDVVGVDTIAPAEDLGRTQFVRVDIRNPLIAKVISTAAIDTVLHLSVLATPLGAGGRTAMKEINVIGTMQLLAACQKAPGVRKLVVKSTTSIYGSSSKDPALFTEEMEPRGFPGGGYAKDAVEVEGYVRGFGRRRPDIAVTVLRLANVLGPGVDSPLARYLDLPVVPTVLGFDPRIQLLHAEDAMAVLMKATREDHAGTFNVAGDGVLLLSQAIRRAGRPPLPIPFPAIGSLGNIARRLRLVDFSSEQLGFLAHGRAVDTTKLKEVFGYVPRYSTVATFDSFVHDRELRYTIDHELVERVEQGLRGMLAGHRPAGTPR; via the coding sequence ATGAGGCCACGTCGCGTGCTTGTGACGGGGGTGTCACGCCCGCTGGGCGCCGAGATGGCACTGGCGCTGGCCGCTGATCCCGAAATCGTCGACGTGGTCGGTGTCGACACGATCGCGCCGGCGGAAGATCTGGGGCGAACCCAGTTCGTCCGGGTGGACATCCGCAATCCCCTGATCGCGAAGGTGATCTCCACCGCCGCGATCGACACCGTCCTGCATCTGAGCGTGCTCGCCACGCCGCTGGGCGCCGGCGGGCGCACGGCGATGAAGGAGATCAACGTCATCGGGACGATGCAGCTTCTCGCGGCCTGCCAGAAGGCGCCCGGGGTGCGCAAGCTGGTGGTCAAGTCCACGACGTCGATCTATGGCTCATCCTCGAAGGATCCGGCGCTGTTCACCGAGGAGATGGAGCCGCGCGGCTTTCCCGGTGGTGGGTACGCCAAGGACGCGGTCGAGGTCGAGGGCTATGTTCGCGGCTTCGGTCGCCGGCGGCCCGATATCGCCGTGACGGTGCTCCGGCTCGCGAACGTGCTCGGCCCGGGAGTCGACTCCCCGCTCGCCCGTTATCTCGATCTGCCGGTGGTTCCGACCGTTCTCGGCTTCGATCCCCGCATCCAGCTGCTGCACGCCGAGGACGCGATGGCCGTCCTGATGAAGGCCACCAGGGAGGACCACGCCGGGACTTTCAATGTCGCCGGTGATGGCGTGCTCCTGCTGTCGCAGGCGATCAGGCGGGCCGGGCGGCCGCCGCTGCCGATTCCCTTTCCGGCGATCGGGTCGTTGGGCAACATCGCGCGCCGCCTGCGGCTCGTCGACTTCTCCTCCGAGCAGCTCGGCTTTCTCGCGCACGGTCGCGCGGTGGACACCACGAAGCTCAAGGAAGTGTTCGGGTACGTTCCGCGGTACTCGACCGTCGCGACGTTCGACAGCTTCGTGCATGACCGGGAGCTGCGGTACACCATCGACCACGAACTCGTCGAGCGGGTCGAACAGGGCCTTCGCGGCATGCTGGCCGGCCACCGGCCCGCGGGAACGCCCCGATGA
- a CDS encoding lysophospholipid acyltransferase family protein, which yields MPLTPHGRTDSGGRSDSNGRSGAVGLHVVGTDEMPHKGNAGKSSAGAKADAEAENGAEAETDADADAGTGPGDPPADAGELERVLAELLAFLRRRITGDYTVDEHGFDVDLTEHVVAPLLRPIYRSYFRVETRGLENIPDRGGALVVSNHSGTLPLDALMTALAVLDHHPAHRHLRMLAADLVFAVPFLAPLARKTGNTLACHADAERLLGAGHLVGVWPEGFKGIGKPFSERYKLQRFGRGGFVSAALRSGAPIIPCTVVGAEEIYPMVGNARTLARVLGLPYVPITPTFPWLGLLGLLPLPSKWIIEFGEPVDTSQYTAAAAEDPMLVFELNDRIRETIQHTLYGLLMQRRSVFF from the coding sequence ATGCCGTTGACACCGCACGGAAGGACCGACTCGGGCGGGCGGTCCGACTCGAACGGCAGGAGCGGCGCGGTCGGCCTACACGTGGTCGGTACCGACGAGATGCCCCACAAGGGCAACGCCGGGAAGAGCTCGGCCGGGGCGAAGGCCGATGCCGAGGCGGAGAACGGCGCGGAGGCCGAGACCGACGCCGACGCCGACGCCGGGACGGGTCCCGGCGACCCGCCGGCCGATGCCGGTGAGCTGGAGCGGGTCCTGGCCGAGCTGCTCGCGTTCCTCCGCCGCCGGATCACCGGGGACTACACGGTCGACGAGCACGGATTCGACGTCGATCTCACCGAGCATGTCGTGGCGCCGCTGCTACGCCCGATCTACCGCAGCTATTTCCGGGTCGAGACCCGCGGCCTGGAGAACATTCCGGACCGGGGCGGTGCGCTCGTCGTCTCGAACCACTCCGGGACACTTCCGCTGGACGCGCTGATGACCGCCCTGGCGGTCCTCGACCATCACCCGGCCCACCGCCACCTGCGGATGCTGGCCGCCGACCTGGTCTTCGCCGTTCCGTTCCTGGCCCCGCTGGCGCGAAAGACCGGCAACACGCTGGCCTGCCACGCGGACGCCGAACGCCTGCTGGGCGCGGGTCATCTCGTCGGGGTGTGGCCCGAGGGCTTCAAAGGCATCGGCAAGCCGTTCAGCGAGCGTTACAAGCTCCAGCGTTTCGGCCGCGGAGGTTTCGTCTCGGCGGCGCTGCGTTCCGGTGCGCCGATCATTCCCTGCACCGTGGTCGGCGCGGAGGAGATCTATCCGATGGTCGGTAACGCCCGGACCCTCGCCAGGGTGCTGGGGCTGCCCTATGTGCCGATCACACCGACGTTTCCGTGGCTGGGTCTGCTCGGTCTTCTCCCACTGCCGAGCAAATGGATCATCGAGTTCGGTGAGCCGGTGGACACGAGCCAGTACACCGCCGCGGCGGCCGAGGACCCGATGCTCGTCTTCGAGCTCAACGACCGCATTCGCGAGACGATTCAGCACACGTTGTACGGCCTGCTGATGCAGCGTCGGTCGGTGTTCTTCTGA
- a CDS encoding redox-sensing transcriptional repressor Rex, whose translation MGSPRRGTGRLSGRSPMPEATVARLPLYLRVLTGLGERGVQTVSSDTLAAAAGVTSAKVRKDLSQLGSFGTRGVGYEVGILLECISAELGLTEDRSVVLVGVGNLGHALAGYGGFHARGFRIAALVDADPSRVGERVGAVVVRPADELEAVIEDCQVTIGVICTPVAAAQGVCDRLVAAGVTSILNFAPTVLSVPEGVDVRKVDLALELQILSFHEARKRPSPGLPPRPGVRAVGGEPGPGGIVDDEAGEVVRMTRRVLSPSSRVAPEQAAQPLEVTQPSPPVTQSTQAAQSTQAARPTPAVRPSRVSLPVVAGGSEAE comes from the coding sequence ATGGGTTCACCACGGCGGGGTACCGGGCGGCTGTCGGGCAGATCGCCGATGCCCGAGGCGACGGTGGCCCGGCTGCCGCTCTACCTGCGTGTGCTGACCGGGCTCGGTGAGCGTGGCGTGCAGACGGTGTCGTCGGACACGTTGGCCGCCGCTGCCGGGGTCACCTCGGCCAAGGTCCGCAAGGACCTCTCCCAGCTCGGATCCTTCGGCACCCGCGGGGTCGGCTACGAGGTCGGCATCCTGCTGGAGTGCATTTCGGCCGAGCTCGGCCTGACCGAAGACCGCTCGGTGGTGCTCGTGGGCGTAGGTAACCTCGGGCATGCACTGGCCGGGTACGGCGGCTTCCATGCCCGTGGGTTCCGTATCGCGGCCCTGGTGGATGCCGATCCGTCCCGGGTGGGCGAGCGGGTCGGTGCGGTCGTCGTCCGTCCGGCCGACGAGCTGGAAGCGGTCATCGAGGACTGCCAGGTGACCATCGGCGTGATCTGTACGCCGGTGGCGGCGGCCCAGGGTGTCTGCGATCGACTCGTCGCAGCGGGCGTGACCAGCATCCTGAATTTCGCCCCTACGGTGCTTTCGGTGCCCGAGGGAGTGGATGTGCGTAAGGTCGACCTTGCCCTGGAGCTGCAGATTCTCTCCTTTCACGAAGCGCGCAAACGTCCGTCGCCAGGCCTGCCCCCCCGGCCGGGGGTGCGGGCCGTCGGTGGTGAGCCGGGGCCGGGCGGAATCGTGGATGACGAGGCTGGTGAGGTCGTGCGGATGACTCGTCGGGTGCTGTCACCGTCGTCGCGGGTGGCGCCGGAGCAGGCTGCGCAGCCGTTGGAGGTAACGCAGCCGTCGCCGCCGGTTACGCAGTCGACCCAGGCTGCGCAGTCGACCCAGGCTGCGCGGCCGACGCCGGCTGTGCGGCCGTCGCGGGTGTCCCTGCCCGTGGTCGCCGGCGGGAGTGAGGCCGAATGA
- a CDS encoding SAM hydrolase/SAM-dependent halogenase family protein, whose amino-acid sequence MSDYGVDGACVGVCHGIIARHAPEARVLDLCHSIEPQDVGQAAVTLVGAVGYLPSGIHLVVVEQLDASGYTRGIVVRTAEGSLFVVPDNGVASLGWELLGGVEEAYEISNPDLWLPLPTAVFRGRDVYAPVAARLAVGLSPADVGPRLDPAELVVVEPRGCHVDDDHVHGEVVSVDHFGNLSLNMTRSELEAAGVLLGDPVEVRADARKLTMPFTHTYGEVAPGELALCEDALRQVMIAVNCGRAAEVLRLRRGDAVVVAQVPRNGPRPAVVAARGRR is encoded by the coding sequence ATGTCGGACTACGGAGTGGACGGCGCCTGCGTCGGTGTCTGCCATGGGATCATCGCCAGGCACGCGCCCGAGGCGCGGGTGCTGGACCTGTGCCACTCCATCGAGCCGCAGGACGTCGGCCAGGCGGCGGTGACTCTGGTGGGTGCGGTCGGCTACCTCCCGTCCGGAATCCATCTCGTCGTCGTCGAGCAGCTCGACGCCAGCGGATACACGCGTGGCATCGTCGTGCGCACCGCCGAGGGCTCGCTGTTCGTCGTGCCCGACAACGGGGTCGCCTCGCTGGGCTGGGAGCTGCTCGGCGGGGTCGAGGAGGCCTACGAGATCTCCAACCCGGACCTGTGGCTGCCCCTGCCGACGGCGGTGTTCCGTGGTCGGGACGTGTACGCGCCGGTCGCGGCCCGACTGGCGGTCGGGCTGTCCCCCGCCGACGTCGGCCCCCGGCTCGACCCCGCCGAGCTGGTGGTCGTCGAGCCGCGCGGATGCCATGTCGACGACGACCACGTCCACGGCGAGGTGGTCTCGGTGGACCACTTCGGGAACCTCTCGCTCAACATGACCCGGTCCGAGCTCGAGGCCGCCGGGGTGCTGCTCGGTGATCCGGTGGAGGTCCGGGCGGACGCCAGGAAGCTCACGATGCCGTTCACCCACACCTACGGCGAGGTCGCGCCCGGCGAGCTGGCGCTCTGTGAGGACGCGCTGCGCCAGGTCATGATCGCGGTGAACTGCGGTCGGGCGGCGGAGGTGCTGCGGCTGCGGCGCGGTGACGCGGTCGTGGTCGCCCAGGTGCCCCGCAACGGTCCGCGTCCCGCCGTGGTCGCGGCCCGCGGCCGGCGGTGA
- a CDS encoding HAD family hydrolase — translation MRVRRRKDHLDGREAAEVAATAALKVAAEEVAKAPPDESAAAFFDVDNTMMAGASIFYFARGLAARDFFDSRDLLKFGWQHISYRLRGLEDPNGMRDAREAALAFVAGRNVTDIVRYGEEIYDERMAQQIYSGTHALAQQHLDAGQRVWLVTATPVELASIIARRLSLTGALGTVSEVADGCYTGHLVGEPLHGPAKGAAVRALAEREGLDLSRCWAYSDSINDLPMLSLVGHPVAINPDPDLRAVAKERDWLIKDFRTARKAARIGIPTAAGLGALGGGVAAGMALRRRYGGT, via the coding sequence ATGAGGGTGCGACGACGCAAGGACCACCTGGATGGCCGGGAGGCGGCCGAGGTCGCGGCCACCGCCGCGCTGAAGGTCGCCGCCGAGGAAGTGGCGAAGGCTCCGCCGGACGAGTCCGCCGCGGCGTTCTTCGACGTGGACAACACCATGATGGCCGGCGCCTCGATCTTCTACTTCGCGCGTGGGCTCGCGGCCCGCGACTTCTTCGACTCGCGGGACCTGCTGAAGTTCGGGTGGCAGCACATCAGCTACCGGCTTCGCGGGCTGGAGGACCCGAACGGGATGCGGGACGCCCGCGAGGCCGCCCTGGCCTTCGTCGCCGGGCGCAACGTCACCGACATCGTCCGCTACGGCGAGGAGATCTACGACGAGCGGATGGCGCAGCAGATCTACTCGGGGACGCACGCGCTCGCCCAGCAGCACCTCGACGCCGGGCAGCGGGTCTGGCTCGTGACCGCGACGCCGGTCGAACTGGCCTCGATCATCGCCCGGCGCCTCAGCCTGACCGGCGCGCTCGGCACCGTCAGCGAGGTCGCGGACGGCTGCTACACCGGGCACCTGGTCGGCGAGCCGCTGCACGGGCCGGCCAAGGGGGCGGCGGTGCGGGCTCTGGCCGAACGCGAGGGCCTGGACCTTTCGCGGTGCTGGGCCTACTCGGACTCGATCAACGACCTTCCGATGCTCTCCCTGGTCGGCCATCCGGTGGCGATCAACCCGGACCCGGACCTGCGCGCCGTCGCCAAGGAACGGGACTGGCTGATCAAGGATTTCCGCACCGCGCGAAAGGCCGCCCGGATCGGCATCCCGACCGCGGCCGGGCTGGGTGCTCTCGGTGGCGGTGTCGCGGCCGGAATGGCCCTGCGCCGCCGCTACGGCGGAACCTGA
- the proC gene encoding pyrroline-5-carboxylate reductase translates to MQGSSVLAIVGVGRLGGALMSGLLGAGRAPSEVLAAERDPGRAAQVAAEYGVEVLDPPAAVAAAGTVVLAVKPQDMGSVLDQISAHIKPGTLVVSVAAGVSSSFVAQRLPAGTPVVRVMTNTPLLVNEAMSALCAGPGAGDEHLATVEEMLRPVGQVVRVSESQLDAVTALSGSGPAYFFYLIEAMIEGGVLLGLPRALAAELVVQTAAGSALMARGAAGDGSGSSGAEHPSLLREAVTSPGGTTIAALREFDRAAVRAAVLDAVEAACARSRELGAS, encoded by the coding sequence GTGCAGGGCAGTAGCGTTCTGGCGATCGTCGGGGTCGGGCGCCTTGGCGGTGCGCTGATGTCCGGGCTGCTGGGGGCCGGGCGCGCGCCGTCCGAGGTGCTCGCCGCGGAGCGCGATCCGGGCCGGGCCGCGCAGGTCGCCGCGGAGTACGGCGTCGAGGTGCTGGACCCGCCGGCGGCCGTCGCGGCGGCCGGCACCGTCGTGCTGGCCGTCAAGCCGCAGGACATGGGAAGCGTCCTGGACCAGATAAGCGCGCACATCAAGCCCGGCACGCTGGTGGTCTCCGTCGCGGCCGGGGTGTCGTCGTCCTTCGTCGCGCAGCGCCTGCCGGCGGGCACGCCCGTCGTTCGGGTCATGACGAACACCCCGCTGCTCGTGAACGAGGCGATGTCGGCCCTGTGCGCCGGGCCGGGCGCGGGTGACGAGCACCTGGCGACCGTCGAGGAGATGCTCCGCCCGGTCGGCCAGGTGGTCAGGGTGAGCGAGAGCCAGCTCGACGCGGTGACGGCGCTGTCCGGCAGCGGTCCGGCCTACTTCTTCTACCTGATCGAGGCGATGATCGAGGGCGGGGTGCTGCTGGGCCTCCCACGGGCACTGGCGGCCGAGCTGGTGGTGCAGACCGCCGCCGGGTCCGCGCTGATGGCCCGCGGCGCTGCGGGGGACGGCTCCGGTTCGTCCGGTGCGGAGCATCCGTCGCTGCTGCGCGAGGCGGTCACCTCCCCGGGCGGGACCACCATCGCGGCCCTGCGGGAGTTCGACCGCGCCGCGGTGCGCGCCGCCGTGCTGGACGCGGTGGAGGCCGCGTGCGCCCGCTCCCGGGAGCTCGGTGCGTCCTGA
- a CDS encoding class I SAM-dependent methyltransferase, producing the protein MSPGSLFDPLADAYDQARPSYPDQLFVDLEMLAGRPVAGARVVDVGAGTGIATRAMLARGAQVLPVEPGPVMLDHLRRHNPGLPVVRGDGEALPLRSAAVDLVSYAQAWHWMRVPVAAAEAARVLRPGGSLAVWWNDVDADEFHWYQRQQDRLEAMSPGYTRDYRNRPFAEELRWTGLFTEVVTVTCRWFREIDVDLYETWLRSKSFVAAIGDRLDDFLAAERRSLLRSFPDGRVIEPFRTMLVVARVP; encoded by the coding sequence GTGAGCCCCGGATCACTCTTCGACCCATTGGCGGATGCCTACGACCAGGCCCGGCCCAGCTACCCGGACCAGCTCTTCGTCGATCTGGAGATGTTGGCCGGCCGGCCCGTCGCCGGCGCCCGGGTGGTCGATGTGGGGGCCGGCACGGGTATAGCGACCCGGGCGATGCTGGCCCGCGGGGCCCAGGTGCTGCCCGTCGAGCCCGGCCCGGTGATGCTCGACCACCTTCGCCGGCACAACCCCGGCCTGCCCGTGGTGCGTGGCGACGGTGAGGCACTGCCGTTGCGGTCCGCCGCCGTCGATCTGGTCAGCTACGCCCAGGCCTGGCACTGGATGCGGGTTCCGGTGGCGGCGGCGGAGGCGGCCCGGGTGCTGCGCCCGGGCGGCTCGCTGGCCGTGTGGTGGAACGACGTCGACGCCGACGAGTTCCACTGGTACCAGCGCCAGCAGGACCGCCTGGAGGCCATGAGCCCGGGCTACACCAGGGACTACCGCAACCGGCCCTTCGCCGAGGAACTGCGCTGGACCGGGCTGTTCACCGAGGTCGTCACCGTGACCTGCCGGTGGTTCAGGGAGATCGACGTGGATCTCTACGAGACCTGGCTGCGTTCGAAGTCGTTCGTCGCCGCGATCGGGGACCGGCTGGACGACTTCCTCGCCGCCGAACGTCGCTCGCTGCTCCGGTCGTTTCCCGACGGTCGTGTCATCGAGCCGTTCCGCACGATGCTGGTCGTCGCGCGGGTGCCGTGA
- a CDS encoding glutaredoxin family protein has product MTRAGCHLCDDARVVIAKVSAELGVGWREMDADADPETADAYGDRLPVILVDGREHGYWRVEEERLRRALAGDRWSWRTGRAGRSDGSRQRGGSDRDGGPKAPRTS; this is encoded by the coding sequence GTGACCCGGGCGGGCTGTCATCTGTGTGATGACGCACGAGTGGTGATCGCGAAAGTGAGCGCCGAGCTCGGTGTCGGCTGGCGGGAGATGGACGCCGATGCCGACCCCGAGACCGCCGACGCCTATGGCGACCGGCTGCCGGTGATCCTCGTGGACGGCCGGGAACACGGGTACTGGCGGGTCGAGGAGGAGCGGTTGCGTCGTGCCCTGGCGGGTGACCGCTGGTCGTGGCGGACCGGGCGGGCGGGGCGGTCCGATGGCTCCCGGCAGCGAGGCGGTTCCGATCGTGATGGCGGACCGAAGGCTCCGAGAACATCGTGA
- a CDS encoding 30S ribosomal protein bS22, with translation MGSVIKKRRKRMAKKKHRKLLKRTRVQRRNKK, from the coding sequence GTGGGTTCCGTAATCAAGAAGCGTCGCAAGCGTATGGCCAAGAAGAAGCACCGCAAGCTGCTCAAGCGGACACGGGTCCAGCGCCGCAACAAGAAGTAG